The Macrobrachium nipponense isolate FS-2020 chromosome 1, ASM1510439v2, whole genome shotgun sequence genome includes a window with the following:
- the LOC135218945 gene encoding collagen alpha-1(I) chain-like, which produces MTGDARHGSRERVGKARHGSWERAGDACQVSRDGRAWPARSPGTGGRGPPGVLGWAGTAPQVSWDGRWARAAPQVSWDGRARPPRCPGMGGHGPPGVLGWAGTAPRCPGMGGHRPPGVLGWAGTGTGPQACPGMGGHGPPGELGWAGQAR; this is translated from the coding sequence ATGACAGGCGacgcccgccacgggtcccgggaacgggTGGGCAAGGctcgccacgggtcctgggaacGGGCTGGTGATGCTTGCCAGGTGTCCCgcgacgggcgggcgtggcccgccaggagtcccgggacgggtgggcgaggcccgccaggtgtcctgggatgggcgggcacgGCCCCccaggtgtcctgggatgggcggtgGGCACGGGCGGCCCCccaggtgtcctgggatgggcgggcacgGCCCCccaggtgtcctgggatgggcgggcacgGCCCCccaggtgtcctgggatgggcgggcacgGCCCccaggtgtcctgggatgggcgggcaccGCCCCccaggtgtcctgggatgggctgGGACGGGCACGGGCCCGCAGGcctgtcctgggatgggcgggcacgGCCCGCCAGGTGAACTGGGATGGGCCGGCCAGGCCCGCTAG